A window of the Streptomyces sp. NBC_00250 genome harbors these coding sequences:
- a CDS encoding FG-GAP repeat domain-containing protein, with amino-acid sequence MRSAFSGRASHVATCTALVLSVGMLWASPAVAGSAPRPVLELPLTDTPMVPTLDVSALDGMARTAEATAGSKPRFDVTGDGKTDLIHRTRNGFTFVAPSSGGEHVEFTTAGSFLDLDLVPLGDQNGTGKPEVLSLSANGALRLYSDASTTTGTLRWTGYGWNIYNKVFSPGDVDGDGRADVMARQYNGDLYFYRSTGTVTAPFAGRAKVGPGWGAYDQLVGLGDNDGDGKGDLLARTPSGQVYFYGSTGDKSAPFKPRKALATGWQVYNQVIAVDDRNLDGHADVFARDLNGTLWAYYGRGNGTFTSRAQTGSAWNRVEQFGGAGNIPSVGKTLFIARDKAGTLFWHRGLNNGKLAAREQVSDTGGYAGANLSLVHSLDGGTLPDLLQVYEGRLWNNDKDLGGGWQIYNRLVGPGDLTGDGKSDLLARDTSGVLYLYRGNGAGTGFASRIRVGDGWSAYNQILGAGDYTGDGRADVLARDGSGNLFLYRGTGSATAPFAGRLNIGGGWGSYTELVAPGDLSGDGRADLLAVNAAGDLYRYLGTGTGSAISSRVKIGYGYQTYGDLY; translated from the coding sequence TTGCGTTCTGCGTTCTCTGGGCGTGCCAGCCACGTCGCCACCTGCACCGCGCTCGTCCTGTCCGTCGGCATGCTGTGGGCCTCGCCCGCCGTTGCCGGGTCGGCTCCTCGGCCCGTCCTGGAGCTGCCGCTGACCGATACGCCGATGGTGCCGACGCTCGACGTGTCGGCGCTGGACGGTATGGCCCGTACCGCTGAGGCGACGGCCGGCTCGAAGCCCCGTTTCGACGTGACCGGTGACGGCAAGACCGACCTGATCCACCGCACGCGGAACGGCTTCACCTTCGTCGCGCCGTCTTCGGGCGGGGAGCACGTCGAGTTCACCACTGCCGGCTCGTTCCTCGACCTCGACCTCGTCCCGCTCGGCGACCAGAACGGCACGGGCAAGCCAGAGGTGCTGTCGCTCTCGGCGAACGGCGCGCTGCGACTGTACTCGGATGCCTCCACGACCACCGGCACGCTCAGGTGGACGGGCTACGGCTGGAACATCTACAACAAGGTGTTCTCGCCCGGTGACGTCGACGGCGACGGCAGGGCCGACGTCATGGCCCGCCAGTACAACGGTGACCTGTACTTCTACCGTTCGACCGGTACGGTGACGGCCCCCTTCGCCGGCCGTGCGAAGGTGGGCCCGGGCTGGGGCGCGTACGACCAGCTCGTGGGTCTCGGCGACAACGACGGCGACGGCAAGGGCGACCTGCTCGCCCGCACGCCTTCCGGCCAGGTGTACTTCTACGGCAGCACCGGCGACAAGTCGGCGCCGTTCAAGCCGCGCAAGGCGCTCGCCACCGGTTGGCAGGTCTACAACCAGGTCATCGCCGTCGACGACCGCAACCTCGACGGTCATGCCGATGTGTTCGCACGTGACCTGAACGGCACCCTGTGGGCCTACTACGGCCGCGGCAACGGGACGTTCACGTCGCGGGCGCAGACCGGCAGCGCCTGGAACCGGGTGGAGCAGTTCGGTGGGGCGGGCAATATCCCGTCCGTCGGCAAGACCCTGTTCATCGCCCGCGACAAGGCCGGAACCCTCTTCTGGCACCGCGGCCTGAACAACGGCAAGCTCGCCGCCCGCGAGCAGGTGAGCGACACCGGTGGCTACGCGGGCGCGAACCTCTCGCTCGTCCATTCGCTGGACGGTGGCACGCTCCCCGACCTCCTGCAGGTCTACGAGGGCCGGCTGTGGAACAACGACAAGGACCTCGGCGGCGGCTGGCAGATCTACAACCGGCTCGTCGGCCCCGGTGACCTGACCGGCGACGGCAAGTCGGACCTCCTTGCCCGTGACACGTCCGGTGTCCTGTACCTGTACCGCGGCAACGGCGCCGGCACGGGCTTCGCCTCCCGCATCCGGGTCGGTGACGGCTGGAGCGCGTACAACCAGATCCTCGGCGCGGGTGACTACACCGGCGACGGCCGTGCGGACGTTCTGGCCCGTGACGGCTCCGGCAACCTGTTCCTGTACAGGGGCACGGGCTCCGCGACGGCACCGTTCGCGGGCCGGCTGAACATCGGCGGCGGCTGGGGCTCGTACACCGAACTGGTGGCGCCGGGCGACCTCAGCGGCGACGGCCGGGCCGACCTGCTCGCGGTGAACGCGGCAGGCGATCTGTACCGGTACCTGGGCACCGGCACCGGCTCCGCGATCAGCTCGCGGGTGAAGATCGGCTACGGCTACCAGACGTACGGCGACCTGTACTAG